The DNA window CCCATGCCGATGTTATCATTATGGGCAGCTAAGCTAGTTACTGTTGGCTATGCTTAGCTTGTCTGCATACCAATGAACAGGGAATCAGCATTATGACCTCCATTTGCTGAAAGttcatttgtttctttcttttacagcCGGAAGACCTTATGAACATGCAGCATTGTAACCTGCTCTGTCTTCCAGAAAACTATCAGATGAAATATTACTTCTATCACGGATTGTCCTGGCCCCAGGTGATCTATAATGTACTTTTATTGTCATTCGCGTCTTTAAACAGTTCTTTAAGTCTCGTTGTAAATTTTCCAATATAGCTGTCGTACATTGCAGaagatgaaaatggaaaaattgtGGGATACGTACTCGCAAAGATGTGAGTAAACATATTTAACCTGACAGCATTTGGCCACATACGTGTGCTGTTTTACTCTAAGCTACAATGAACCATTTCTAGGGAGGAGGATCCGGACGATGTCCCTCATGGACACATCACATCCTTGGTGAGTTTCAACTTGGTGTTATTCAGTCATCTGTTTATATCTGCAGTATtttgggatgatgatgatgattctgtTAACTATTGTGTGTCTTCAAGGCGGTGAAGCGCTCACACAGACGTCTTGGTTTGGCTCAAAAGTTGATGGACCAAGCCAGTCGTGCCATGATAGAGAATTTCAATGCCAAATATGTCTCGCTTCATGTTCGCAAAAGgttgtttacatttttgtgtgtgtttgtacgcACAACACTGGATTTCACTtaatttttctttctcccaTTTGCAGCAACCGAGCAGCCCTGCATCTGTACTCAAACACACTCAAATTCCAGTAAGTTCCTCTTACACGATCAGGATTTATGGGGCCGATCAGAGTTTACTAAACCAATAACCAATCACGATCCGATCACGTGAGGGAGCATTATGTCTGTTTAAATGACTTTGTTTACTGTATACACTTGTGTACTGAGGATCAAAAAAGTATTCGtaagcattttttttccctaaacTGATTGAGAATAAAAGGCTAAACATCACTGACCTCTAGAGGGCCTTCTAGATTGACAGTTCAAAGTTTAAGTGGGACAAACCAAAATAACTTGACATACCAATAATGGGAGCAAcaatttatttaattaatttacTTAAGTGTAGTTAAATTACCTTTCTATTGCAAGTATACCTCAAATTCCACACCGCTGACATGTTTGGTTGTATCCAACATATTCAAGATTCAAACAGCTTTATTGTCTTTAACGTAGTGACAGAGCTCAAAATCTTACACACCACAATGaccttaaaaaaaaccttttgctttgtttgaagcATAAACGCACATCTCCTTggtttaaatgacatttttatggCATTTGTTTTGAGGCTGTCGCTGTGTGACAGAGAATAATGTGGTTTCAAACTTCAATCATTGGCTGGCTGAGTTGTCAAAGACAATGACGTCATTGGTCGGATCAGTGAATACTACCGTTGATCCAATATAGTTGATTAGATCGGCAGAGAGCACGGCCTCTGAATTTCCAGGAAAAATCTAGCAAAATAAAATTAGATGTCATAATAGCAATTGTATCTGAATTTTGGAGAATAATCAAGGTTTTGTGTTGTTCCACAGAATTAGTGAGGTAGAGCCCAAGTACTATGCAGACGGGGAGGATGCCTATGCCATGAAGAGAGACCTCGCCCACATGGCAGATGAGGTgactttatttttcaatttCCAGGCTTCTCATAATGTCAGTAGGTCTTTGGTCCTGCTTAAGTCCAATCCCTTTGAACGTGacatgcttttgtgtgtgtcccACAGCTAAGAAAACCTGGAACACGTGCATCTGGTCAGGAGGTATCCTCTGGCCAAAGCCCATCTGGGTCTGGTGACCAGGAacgggagagcgagagagataGCGGAGGGGAGAGCAAGGAGATGAGCGAAGTCAGCGAGGCAACAGAGAGCACAGACGTTAAAGATTCTTCCTCCGATTCACAATGACCTGCCAGGCGTAGACATTTTTGAATTCACCCCACAAATCCAAAACATCCAGGAGTGTATAAACAATGGTTATCTGTTCAAAGCTGAACATTTCTGGTACTGTAAATTTGGATTCCTCTTATTACAGCCAATAAAGAAAACGACACACTGGGAAATGAGCTCACGGTGCCTTCATTGACTGTCAGATTTTACAGAAAGTCAAATTAACTTTCCTTCGTTATTTAAAACGACGCATtcaaataaatctaaaaaagaATGCGTTTGGAGTCGCTCTTTATTGCGGAAGCATCCTGAAAAGCAGTTGAAATTAAATTTCCTCCcaatgtgggggaaaaaaatgtggtTTTGGATACAAGTAAATAAGACAACTGCTGCATTGTTTCACCTAATCATATGATCCTGGTATACTTGCTGTAATCATGAGGAACAGTCGGTCTGTGATAATGCTTCCATTGACGTGAGAACGGGTGCAACAGCACCATAAAACAAACGGATGACCCTTGGACCGCTGGATGGAGCCGAGAGCTAAGGACCACATCCACTTCTACCAGGTTTTTACTTCTGCATGTCTTGGTTTAGTATTGCTGCCTTATTTTAAGACTTAGGTAACACAAAGTACTCTTATACGCTCTCTGAATCGATATTGCCAGAGATTCCACCGTCAGCTGTTTTAAACTTAAGTTCTGCCAGATCTTACAACACCAGGCCACGACTTCCCTAATTTGGTTAAATTTAACATGAAGACAGTTGCACGGCTCAACAGAAGGCCTGCGCTTCGAGGACGCTGTGGCACAAATTGGAAACGTCGTTCCAAACGTTTAACTGCATTTCACAATTTTCCATCAATAACTGCGACTTGATCAAAAGTATTACCCAATATCACTAAAGTGCACTAAAGGTACATCGTCACGAGTTTTTTAAGcgttcataaaaataaaaaataaaaaccgcGCAGAATGGAAATCGGTGCGCTTTTTCGGACACTGCCACAAAAACGGTGCGTAAATGCAGCTGGTTTCACTTTGCAGGCTGTCTGggtggacagagggagggagggacgaaTCATTGGCAACAGCTGGTGTCTGATTGAACTGGAAACCAGTGGGGCTGAAGAGGCGGCGCCGAGCACAGCCCCCAGGAAGGATCTCGGTCTTCTCCGTTTTGTACCTCGATGACTCAAACTGAGTGTTAAAGATATGTCTGGTgagaaacaaaaagaagatAGTGAGTGTGCAACAGAGATGAGTTCCACTCCACCCACATGCATCTATGTCCAACGTGAGGGGGAGGTGAAACAGTTGATGTGCTATTAACAGGCATTATTGAGTTGTCTGAGCCCGCAGAACGCACAAGTCGAGACTGATCATCAGGTAGGATTCTCCGACTGTTTTCTTCTACTTCGTTGCTTTGGTTCATCAAATCTAATTGTATGGTTTTTAAACAGCTTAACTCTGTCACAAATATTTCCGCTTTATTTCATTTAGAATATTGCTGGCAGCAGAAACAACCGCCGGGTTCATTACGCCATAAAGTTCATACCACGTGTTTGTAAAAAGGCAACCAAGTCCTCTGCATTACTGAACCAAACAGTAACGTGAGGTTAATATCTCTCATCTTTGGGTAAATTACCAGACCACACTGGAGGTGGTGATTCACAGAAAGGAATGTAAAGATGATCAAACAACGATGACAGAATTGAATCGAATCATCACTGGGGAGGCGTTACTCTCAGGCCTAACTTTGAGCAGATCTCTTGGTAAAtgtctcaatttttttttttttttttttttgaggcttGACTATCGTGAAAAGGGAAGTCTTGGACCAAAGAGTGTGCAGgcagagtgtgttttttttttttcttcccctttgtGGTGTGCATAAACTCGAATCATTCTATTCTCATTTGTCTAACATCGTCTATGTTGATCTCATTCTCGATCGTATGCTTTCCTTTTATGTATTAACATACCACTGTATGGTTTTACACTTCCAGACTCTGACAGATAAATTGGAATTACAAATGGTGTAATGCATGTACTTGAAGATAACAGATATATACTGGGTGGTATGCTGCTGCATTTTTGCAtctgataaaaaagaaaataagataAATGGCAGCCTTGTTATAAAGGAATCTTTGCAGAATTTTAGGCCTGGAGGTCGCCCTATTTTTAGGGCCACTGGGATGTTGCTAGAGTTCTATTTGCACCCCATGCAGTTCTGCAGTGCAGCATAGAAAACATGCCAGCGTTCATTCTAGTTTTCACTCGCTCAGCAGAGGGTGGCCAATTTGAAAAAAAGTGTGTTCCAGTTAGATGAATGCGCAATAGGAGGAAGTTCACACTATAGT is part of the Takifugu flavidus isolate HTHZ2018 chromosome 8, ASM371156v2, whole genome shotgun sequence genome and encodes:
- the naa10 gene encoding N-alpha-acetyltransferase 10 translates to MNIRNARPEDLMNMQHCNLLCLPENYQMKYYFYHGLSWPQLSYIAEDENGKIVGYVLAKMEEDPDDVPHGHITSLAVKRSHRRLGLAQKLMDQASRAMIENFNAKYVSLHVRKSNRAALHLYSNTLKFQISEVEPKYYADGEDAYAMKRDLAHMADELRKPGTRASGQEVSSGQSPSGSGDQERESERDSGGESKEMSEVSEATESTDVKDSSSDSQ